In the Rhodoferax fermentans genome, CCCACACTCCCAGTGGGTCGGGATCCAATTATTGAAGCAAGTGACAAACCCTCAAAACCTGTGGCGCATTCTCAGCTCAGCGCCTGTGCGTGGTGCGCCAGATGGTCGGCCATGAAGCTGGCAATGAAGTAGTAACCATGGTCATACCCCGCGTGGCGGCGCAAGGTGAGCGGCTGGCCCACACGGGCGCAGGCGGCCTCAAACAGCTCGGGGTGGAGTTGGTCTGCCAGGAATTTGTCGGCCAGTCCCTGGTCGATCAGGATGCCATCGGGGAAAGGCGCTGTGCTCAGGCTGTTCATCAGCACGCTGGCATCGTGCGCGGCCCAGGTGGCCTGGTCGGCACCAAGGTAATTGCCAAAGGCTTTCTGGCCCCACGGGCACAGGCTGGGCGCACAGATCGGCGCAAAGGCTGACAGCGATTTGAAGCGCTCCGGGTATTTAAGCGCCAGTGTCAACGCACCGTGCCCGCCCATGGAGTGGCCGGTGATGCCCAGGCGTTGCATATCCAGCGGCAAGCTCTGGCCCAGCAAGGGCAACAGCTCTTGCATCAGGTAACTCTCCATGCGCCAGTTTGTGGCCCAAGGCGCTTGTGTGGCATCCAGGTAAAAACCAGCGCCCACACCCAAGTCCCAGGCATCAGCCTCACCCGGCACACCGGCGCCGCGTGGGCTGGTGTCGGGCGCAATCAGGGCCAGCCCCAGTTCGGCCGCCACACGCTGGGCACCGGCTTTGACCATGAAGGTTTCTTCGGTGCAGGTCAGGCCTGCCAGGTACAACACCGCAGGCACCGTGCCACGTGCTGCCTGCGGCGGCAGGTAGACCGATAACTTCATGGGCAAGCCGATTTCACGCGAGTCATGCTGGTAAAAGCACTGCAGACCACCAAAGCAGCCATGTTCACTAAGGAGTTGCAAGGGAGACAGGTTCATTTGATATCTGATTGATAGCTGCTCGCCCTTGATGGATAAGGGTGAGCGCCTGTTTTGATCAATAAATCACGACACCGCGGATGGACTCGCCGCTTTTCATCAAGTCGAAGCCTTTGTTGATGTCTTTGAGCGGCATGGTGTGGGTGATCAGGTCGTCGATGTTGATCTTGCCTTCCATGTACCAGTCGACAATTTTGGGCACGTCGGTGCGGCCACGGGCACCACCAAAGGCCGAGCCCTCCCATTTGCGACCAGTCACCAGCTGGAACGGGCGGGTGCTGATTTCGGCCCCGGCTTCTGCCACACCAATGATGATGCTGCGGCCCCAACCCTTGTGGGTGCACTCCAGCGCCTGGCGCATGACCTGGGTGTTGCCGATGCACTCAAAGCTGTAGTCGGCGCCGCCATCGGTGAGCTGCACGATGGCATCCACCACGTTGGCAACTTCCTTGGGGTTGATGAAATGGGTCATGCCAAACTTGCGCGCCATCTCCTGGCGGGCCGGGTTGATGTCCACGCCAATGATTTTGTCGGCCCCGACCATCTTGGCGCCCTGGATCACGTTCAGGCCAATACCACCCAGGCCAAAAACAACCACGTTGGCACCGGCTTCCACCTTGGCGGTGAAGATCACCGCGCCAATGCCGGTGGTCACGCCGCAGCCGATGTAACAGACCTTGTCAAACGGCGCGTCTTCGCGGATTTTGGCCAGCGAAATTTCGGGGGCGACGGTGTAGTTGCTGAAGGTGGACGTGCCCATGTAGTGGAAGATCGGCTCACCGTCCAGGCTGAAACGGCTGGTGGCGTCGGGCATCAGGCCCTTACCCTGGGTGCCACGAATTAACTGGCACAAATTGGTTTTGCGCGACAGGCAAAACTTGCACTGGCGGCATTCGGGGGTGTAGAGCGGGATGACGTGGTCGCCCTTTTTGAGCGTGGTCACGCCCGGGCCAACGTCTACCACAATGCCCGCGCCTTCGTGACCCAGGATGGCCGGAAAGATGCCTTCGGGGTCGGCGCCGCTCAAGGTGTAGTAATCGGTGTGGCAGATGCCGGTGGCTTTGATTTCGACCAGCACTTCGCCGAATTTGGGGCCTTGCAGGTCCACGGTTTCAATGGTCAGAGGCTGGCCTGCTTTCCAGGCGACGGCGGCTTGTGTTTTCATGGGGGGACTCTTGGTGGTTGAGCAGGATCAGACAGCGCCTGAGCGTAGCGGAATGTCCGGCCCGGTGTCGGGATGGGGGCATCGTGCCAGGCATGTGGATGCCTGACGACCCGGCCCGGCAACTGACCCAGCGCATGCTTGTTGAACCCTGCCGCAGAGGACGGTGCGCAAGGATCTGAGGTTGCAGATGCTCTATTAAAAAGAGCTGTAAACCCTTGTAATCTAAGGTCTAGAGGCTGATTTGTTGCACAAGGCAGCGTGTGAGCAGCGTCAGGCTGTCTTGTAGAGCAGCGCCACCGCCCGCGCTTCCATCGCGTGCCCCAGGCCGACCGGTCCCATTTTTTCAGCGGTTTTGGCTTTGACGTTGACCTGATCGGGCTGCAGTCCCAAGGTCTGCGCGATGTGGGCGCGCATGGCCGGAATGAATGGCATCAGCTTGGGCGCCTGGGCGATCACGGTGCTGTCGATGTTGCCAATCTCCAAGCCTGTGGCACGCACCCGGCGCGCCGCCTCGGCCAGCAGCACACTGGAATCCGCGCCTTTGAAAGCCGCGTCGGTGTCGGGAAAATGCGTGCCAATGTCACCCAGAGCGGCAGCGCCCAAGAGCGCATCGGTGATCGCATGCAAGAGCGCATCGGCATCCGAGTGGCCCCACAAACCGAGGTGAAACGGCACCTCCACCCCACCCAGGATCAGTTTGCGCCCAGCCACCAGGGCATGGGTGTCCCAGCCTTCGCCAATTCTGAAATTCATTGTGTTGACCTTGTTTGTGTATCAGGGGTGCGCGACAACAGCACCGCCTGCGCCAGCGCAAAGTCTTCCGGGTAGG is a window encoding:
- the fghA gene encoding S-formylglutathione hydrolase, translating into MNLSPLQLLSEHGCFGGLQCFYQHDSREIGLPMKLSVYLPPQAARGTVPAVLYLAGLTCTEETFMVKAGAQRVAAELGLALIAPDTSPRGAGVPGEADAWDLGVGAGFYLDATQAPWATNWRMESYLMQELLPLLGQSLPLDMQRLGITGHSMGGHGALTLALKYPERFKSLSAFAPICAPSLCPWGQKAFGNYLGADQATWAAHDASVLMNSLSTAPFPDGILIDQGLADKFLADQLHPELFEAACARVGQPLTLRRHAGYDHGYYFIASFMADHLAHHAQALS
- a CDS encoding S-(hydroxymethyl)glutathione dehydrogenase/class III alcohol dehydrogenase, which produces MKTQAAVAWKAGQPLTIETVDLQGPKFGEVLVEIKATGICHTDYYTLSGADPEGIFPAILGHEGAGIVVDVGPGVTTLKKGDHVIPLYTPECRQCKFCLSRKTNLCQLIRGTQGKGLMPDATSRFSLDGEPIFHYMGTSTFSNYTVAPEISLAKIREDAPFDKVCYIGCGVTTGIGAVIFTAKVEAGANVVVFGLGGIGLNVIQGAKMVGADKIIGVDINPARQEMARKFGMTHFINPKEVANVVDAIVQLTDGGADYSFECIGNTQVMRQALECTHKGWGRSIIIGVAEAGAEISTRPFQLVTGRKWEGSAFGGARGRTDVPKIVDWYMEGKINIDDLITHTMPLKDINKGFDLMKSGESIRGVVIY
- the ispF gene encoding 2-C-methyl-D-erythritol 2,4-cyclodiphosphate synthase, coding for MNFRIGEGWDTHALVAGRKLILGGVEVPFHLGLWGHSDADALLHAITDALLGAAALGDIGTHFPDTDAAFKGADSSVLLAEAARRVRATGLEIGNIDSTVIAQAPKLMPFIPAMRAHIAQTLGLQPDQVNVKAKTAEKMGPVGLGHAMEARAVALLYKTA